One window of Bos javanicus breed banteng chromosome 1, ARS-OSU_banteng_1.0, whole genome shotgun sequence genomic DNA carries:
- the UPK1B gene encoding uroplakin-1b isoform X2, with protein MAKDDSTVRCFQGLLIFGNVIIGMCGIALMAECIFFVSDQNSLYPLLEATNNDDIYAAAWIGMFVGICLFCLSVLGIVGIMKSNRKILLVYFILMFIVYAFEVASCITAATQRDFFTPNLFLKQMLERYQNNSPPNNDDQWKNNGVTKTWDRLMLQDNCCGVNGPSDWQKYTSAFRTENSDADYPWPRQCCVMNSLKEPLNLDACKLGVPGYYHSQGCYELISGPMNRHAWGVAWFGFAILCWTFWVLLGTMFYWSRIDY; from the exons ATGGCCAAAGACGACTCCACTGTTCGTTGCTTCCAGGGCCTGCTGATTTTTGGAAATGTGATTATCGGT ATGTGCGGCATCGCCCTGATGGCAGAGTGCATCTTCTTTGTATCAGACCAAAACAGCCTCTACCCACTGCTTGAAGCCACCAACAATGACGACATCTATGCGGCAGCCTGGATTGGCATGTTTGTTGGCATCTGCCTCTTCTGCCTCTCTGTCCTGGGCATCGTAGGCATCATGAAGTCCAACAGGAAAATTCTTCTGGTG TATTTCATCCTGATGTTTATTGTATATGCTTTTGAAGTGGCATCTTGTATCACAGCAGCAACACAACGAGACTTT TTCACACCCAACCTCTTCCTGAAGCAGATGCTGGAGCGATACCAAAACAACAGTCCTCCAAACAAtgatgaccaatggaaaaacaatggagtCACCAAGACCTGGGACAGACTTATGCTCCAG GACAATTGCTGTGGTGTAAATGGCCCGTCAGACTGGCAGAAATACACCTCTGCCTTCCGGACTGAGAACAGCGATGCTGACTACCCCTGGCCTCGTCAATGCTGTGTTATGAACAGCCTTAAAGAACCTCTCAACCTGGACGCCTGCAAATTAGGAGTGCCTGGATACTACCATAGTCAG GGCTGCTATGAGCTGATCTCTGGACCAATGAACCGACATGCCTGGGGAGTTGCATGGTTTGGATTTGCCATTCTCTGTTGGACT TTCTGGGTTCTCCTGGGTACCATGTTCTACTGGAGCAGAATTGACTATTAA
- the UPK1B gene encoding uroplakin-1b isoform X3, with amino-acid sequence MCGIALMAECIFFVSDQNSLYPLLEATNNDDIYAAAWIGMFVGICLFCLSVLGIVGIMKSNRKILLVYFILMFIVYAFEVASCITAATQRDFFTPNLFLKQMLERYQNNSPPNNDDQWKNNGVTKTWDRLMLQDNCCGVNGPSDWQKYTSAFRTENSDADYPWPRQCCVMNSLKEPLNLDACKLGVPGYYHSQGCYELISGPMNRHAWGVAWFGFAILCWTFWVLLGTMFYWSRIDY; translated from the exons ATGTGCGGCATCGCCCTGATGGCAGAGTGCATCTTCTTTGTATCAGACCAAAACAGCCTCTACCCACTGCTTGAAGCCACCAACAATGACGACATCTATGCGGCAGCCTGGATTGGCATGTTTGTTGGCATCTGCCTCTTCTGCCTCTCTGTCCTGGGCATCGTAGGCATCATGAAGTCCAACAGGAAAATTCTTCTGGTG TATTTCATCCTGATGTTTATTGTATATGCTTTTGAAGTGGCATCTTGTATCACAGCAGCAACACAACGAGACTTT TTCACACCCAACCTCTTCCTGAAGCAGATGCTGGAGCGATACCAAAACAACAGTCCTCCAAACAAtgatgaccaatggaaaaacaatggagtCACCAAGACCTGGGACAGACTTATGCTCCAG GACAATTGCTGTGGTGTAAATGGCCCGTCAGACTGGCAGAAATACACCTCTGCCTTCCGGACTGAGAACAGCGATGCTGACTACCCCTGGCCTCGTCAATGCTGTGTTATGAACAGCCTTAAAGAACCTCTCAACCTGGACGCCTGCAAATTAGGAGTGCCTGGATACTACCATAGTCAG GGCTGCTATGAGCTGATCTCTGGACCAATGAACCGACATGCCTGGGGAGTTGCATGGTTTGGATTTGCCATTCTCTGTTGGACT TTCTGGGTTCTCCTGGGTACCATGTTCTACTGGAGCAGAATTGACTATTAA